The proteins below come from a single Poecilia reticulata strain Guanapo linkage group LG5, Guppy_female_1.0+MT, whole genome shotgun sequence genomic window:
- the igfn1.1 gene encoding immunoglobulin-like and fibronectin type III domain-containing protein 1.1 isoform X1: protein MLKKTKVADETATGQAGIKKKSKVPGVMITQFMEELPEGKTTPDFTRKPIALTIQEGKFAYFKAIVVGDPTPTVTWSRANGEIIFHPDVCQQKYDEASNEHTLEFPKVAPEDADTYKCYAANEYGRAVCTVILNIIEVGFSKTKELQKIQGEDVTEFRKRLKTRNPDGTREEKTMDANEKVWEILLSAEKKDYEQICAEYGITDFRGMLKKLTEMKKEREEEIAQFISHIRTLKPVEVKDDDCATIELDMDLLDSGSKIFLYKNGVMVPFSNEEGEGMKHNLKQVGKKYVFTIKNLSKDDAGLYSVDVEGVNVFSTDFKVPEVDFAVKIQEVKAEEREDALFQCVLTAPMNEINWYGKSALLTNNEKHEIIVSEDKLIHKLIVRDCLPLDGGIYAAVAGIKSCNAWLVVEVEKDPAKKGKKAARKTTIAGAGNDEELLRIAKEQQERYQKEMEEKAQLAKKAQEEKELAAAAVRAKQKAEAEAKAAAKAEAKAAAKAKRAATGKDGAVRKTKKKVPGAGEGSAADGVSGATGGVVGVGEGSAAGGAAAGTTGGAAGATGGGGAAGSLAGAAGGGAGGAGGVGGRDGSGAAAGGAGGNEGGDVEGGSEVESDEDSFEDSDEDIEGGGGGAKGREGGEKGDVGGEGEEGGEKGEGGEKGGERRKRVRAGPLVPDEVIDPGVHFHAGLSDCKAIIGEAAELECKVSSEECVGIWYKDGAEIQASESLTISKEGYFHRLKIHKVTEENAGKYKFEADGRKTEAEIAVEDPPRFDKEELEAFKAPVTIKKGHKATYKLSYIGREPIKVQWYLEGEELSSEGNINIETSDGTSRLLMMKLQHKDSGEIKIKLKNVFGTIEAVSQLNVLDKPTPPMGPLEIVEASSSVIDFKWRPPKDSGGCKIQNYILERQQVGRNTWKKVGPIGPVAKYRDSDVDHGRRYCYRIRVETEMGTSEMMETEDIQAGTKAYPAPPSAPKVASAFKDCINLTWSPPADTGGTSILGYNLEKRKKGSNLWGQVNPPNEIIRGKGFAVKDVVEGMEYEFRVSAINDSGASEFSTSSEFVFARDPKKPPGKVLDLKVTDSTYTTLSLSWNKPKDIKKEEDEAKGYFVEIRPAENTDWDRCNSNAITMTTYTVKGMKSMAMYWVRVIATNDGGEGVPQELDNYILAMPPPVRPRFTDAKIKSFMIVRAGNSARFTINFEASPWPEVTWLKDGVPVSKKVTISNAEGTSQLLIPSAERSDTGIYTIIVKNIVGQETFSIEIRVTDEPKPPGPVDLDENVPGTVTISWTASPDEKRDDRLHYMVTKRDSVKRTWNTIADRIFNNKFTACNIMPGREYQFRVYAKNDMGSSKPSESAKWLIPAKKEKFTVKMPESKACDLQCPPKFLVPLKMHTAPQGYECYMSCAVKGDPTPHVTWLRNNISLNTNTNYFISNTCGVCSMLILRVGTKDTGEYKIVAENALGRAESSTKLTVRE from the exons ATGTTGAAGAAGACAAAGGTGGCCGATGAAACTGCCACTGGGCAGGCAG GCATCAAGAAGAAATCAAAAGTGCCTGGTGTCATGATTACACAGTTTATGGAGGAACTtcctgaaggaaaaacaactcCAGATTTCACACGGAAACCCATAGCCCTCACTATCCAAGAGG GTAAATTTGCATACTTTAAAGCCATTGTGGTGGGAGATCCAACACCTACTGTAACATGGAGCAGAGCAAATGGAGAAATCATTTTTCACCCTGATGTGTGTCAGCAAAAATATGATGAGGCATCAAATGAACATACCCTCGAG TTCCCTAAGGTAGCTCCAGAAGATGCTGACACATACAAGTGTTATGCAGCCAATGAATATGGGAGAGCTGTTTGTACCGTTATTCTGAATATTATTGAGG TGGGATTCTCTAAGACCAAGGAACTTCAAAAGATTCAAGGAGAAG ATGTGACAGAGTTCAGAAAAAGACTCAAAACACG TAATCCTGATGGAACTCGTGAGGAAAAGACAATGGATGCAAATGAAAAGGTCTGGGAAATCCTGCTTAGTGCAGAAAAGAAAGATTACGAGCAAATCTGTGCAGAGTATGGCATCACTGACTTCCGTGGCATGTTGAAGAAActtactgaaatgaaaaaagagcGAGAAGAGGAGATTGCACAG TTCATCTCACATATCAGGACGCTCAAACCCGTTGAGGTCAAAGATGATGACTGTGCAACAATTGAGTTGGATATGGACCTCTTAGATTCTGGCagcaaaatatttctgtataaG AATGGTGTCATGGTGCCATTCTCAAATGAAGAGGGAGAAGGAATGAAGcataacttaaaacaagttgGCAAAAAATATGTGTTCACAATCAAAAACCTAAGTAAGGATGATGCTGGGCTCTACTCTGTGGATGTGGAGGGAGTCAATGTATTTTCCACAGATTTTAAAG TGCCTGAAGTTGACTTTGCTGTCAAAATTCAAGAAGTCAAGGCGGAAGAACGAGAGGATGCTCTCTTTCAGTGTGTACTCACTGCACCAATGAATGAGATCAATTGGTATGGCAAAAGTGCTTTGCTGACAAATAATGAGAAGCATGAGATCATTGTATCTGAAGATAAACTCATCCATAAGTTGATTGTGCGGGACTGCCTGCCTCTGGATGGTGGCATTTATGCTGCTGTGGCAGGAATCAAGTCTTGCAATGCCTGGCTTGTGGTTGAAG tggagAAAGATCCAGCCAAAAAGGGCAAAAAGGCAGCACGGAAAACCACCATTGCTGGAGCAGGCAATGATGAAGAACTGCTGAGAATAGCAAAGGAACAGCAAGAAAGATATCagaaagaaatggaagaaaaagcaCAACTCGCCAAAAAAGCTCAAGAAGAGAAGGAATTGGCGGCTGCAGCTGTCCGAGCAAAGCAAAAGGCAGAGGCTGAGGCCAAAGCTGCAGCAAAGGCTGAGGCCAAAGCTGCAGCAAAGGCAAAGAGAGCGGCCACTGGCAAAGATGGAGCTGTTaggaaaactaagaaaaaagtACCTGGTGCTGGGGAAGGATCTGCCGCCGACGGGGTCAGTGGGGCCACAGGGGGGGTTGTAGGTGTTGGTGAAGGTAGTGCTgcaggtggagctgctgctggtacTACAGGCGGAGCTGCTGGTGCTACAGGTggaggcggcgcagcaggtagTCTAGCTGGTGCCGCAGGTGGAGGTGCAGGAGGTGCTGGAGGAGTTGGAGGGAGAGATGGgagtggagctgctgcaggtgggGCTGGAGGCAATGAGGGTGGAGATGTGGAAGGAGGTTCTGAGGTCGAAAGCGATGAGGATTCATTTGAAGATTCAGATGAGGACAttgagggaggaggagggggagcaAAAGGAAGGGAAGGAGGAGAGAAGGGGGATGTGGGAGGTGAAGgagaagagggaggagagaaaggagaaggaggagaaaagggAGGGGAGCGGAGAAAACGAGTAAGAGCTGGCCCACTGGTTCCTGATGAAGTTATAG ACCCAGGCGTTCACTTTCACGCTGGACTTTCTGACTGCAAAGCCATTattggagaagcagcagagttAGAGTGTAAAGTAAGCAGTGAAGAGTGTGTAGGAATCTGGTACAAAGATGGAGCTGAG ATTCAGGCTTCTGAGAGTTTAACAATTTCAAAAGAAGGATATTTCCACAGGCTTAAAATCCACAAAGTCACAGAGGAAAATgctggaaaatataaatttgaagCCGATGGCCGAAAAACCGAGGCTGAAATTGCTGTTGAag ATCCCCCTCGATTTGATAAAGAGGAGCTAGAAGCATTTAAAGCTCCTGTGACTATAAAGAAGGGACACAAAGCTACTTATAAATTGTCTTACATTGGCCGGGAGCCAATAAAAGTCCAATGGTATCTTGAGGGTGAAGAACTTTCAAGTGAAGGCAATATAAATATTGAGACTTCTGATGGAACCAGTCGTTTGCTGATGATgaagctgcagcacaaagacAGCGGTGAAATcaagataaaactgaaaaatgtgtttgggaCAATTGAGGCCGTAAGCCAGCTAAATGTACTTG ATAAACCTACACCTCCAATGGGACCTCTGGAGATTGTTGAAGCCTCCTCCTCTGTGATTGATTTCAAGTGGAGACCCCCAAAGGACAGTGGTGGATGCAAGATACAAAACTACATCCTTGAACGACAACAAGTTGGACGGAACACCTGGAAGAAGGTTGGACCAATTGGTCCTGTGGCCAAGTATAGGGACTCCGACGTGGATCATGGTAGGAGATACTGCTATCGTATCAGAGTGGAGACTGAAATGGGAACCAGTGAAATGATGGAAACTGAAGATATTCAGGCTGGAACAAAAG CATATCCTGCACCTCCATCAGCACCAAAGGTTGCCAGTGCCTTTAAGGACTGCATCAACCTCACATGGTCCCCTCCTGCTGACACTGGAGGAACCAGCATTCTGGGATACAACCTGGAAAAACGCAAGAAGGGCAGCAACCTCTGGGGCCAAGTTAACCCCCCAAATGAGATTATTAGAG GTAAAGGATTTGCTGTAAAAGATGTGGTTGAGGGCATGGAGTACGAGTTCCGTGTGTCTGCAATCAATGACTCTGGAGCTAGCGAATTCAGCACTTcatctgagtttgtttttgccagAGACCCTAAAA AGCCTCCTGGTAAAGTGCTTGATTTGAAAGTGACAGATTCCACCTACACAACCCTGTCCCTGTCTTGGAACAAGCCCAAAGACATTaagaaagaggaggatgaagcaaAGGGATATTTTGTGGAAATCAGgcctgcagaaaacacagactGGGATCGATGTAATTCTAATGCAATAACCATGACTACATATACGGTAAAAGGCATGAAGTCAATGGCCATGTACTGGGTGAGAGTTATTGCTACTAATGATGGAGGTGAGGGAGTGCCTCAGGAGCTGGACAATTACATTCTCGCTATGCCCCCTCCTG TGAGACCACGATTCACAGATGCCAAAATCAAGAGTTTTATGATTGTGAGAGCAGGAAATTCTGCAAGATTCACCATTAACTTTGAG GCTTCACCATGGCCAGAGGTAACCTGGCTAAAGGATGGCGTGCCAGTGTCTAAAAAGGTCACCATCAGCAATGCTGAGGGTACATCCCAGCTTTTGATTCCTTCAGCGGAACGTTCAGATACCGGCATCTATACCATCATTGTTAAAAACATTGTAGGACAGGAAACATTTAGCATTGAAATTAGAGTCACAG ATGAGCCAAAGCCACCAGGTCCTGTGGATCTGGATGAAAACGTTCCTGGCACAGTAACCATCTCATGGACCGCATCTCCAGACGAGAAGCGCGATGACAGGCTGCACTACATGGTGACAAAGAGAGATTCAGTCAAGAGAACTTGGAACACCATTGCAGATCGAATCTTCAACAACAAATTTACGGCCTGCAACATCATGCCGGGTCGAGAGTACCAGTTTAGAGTCTATGCCAAGAATGACATGGGCTCCTCTAAACCATCCGAATCTGCAAAGTGGCTTATTCCTGCCAAAAAAG AAAAATTCACTGTGAAGATGCCAGAGTCCAAAGCCTGTGACCTGCAATGTCCTCCTAAATTCCTTGTCCCCCTGAAAATGCACACTGCTCCACAAGGCTATGAATGTTACATGAGCTGCGCCGTAAAAGGAGATCCAACACCTCATGTGACATGGCTCCGCAACAACATCAGTCTGAATACCAACACCAACTACTTCATCTCCAACACCTGTGGGGTCTGCTCTATGCTAATATTAAGGGTGGGAACCAAGGATACGGGGGAATACAAAATTGTTGCAGAAAATGCTTTAGGAAGAGCAGAGAGTTCAACTAAACTCACAGTCAGAG AGTAA
- the igfn1.1 gene encoding immunoglobulin-like and fibronectin type III domain-containing protein 1.1 isoform X2: MLKKTKVADETATGQAGIKKKSKVPGVMITQFMEELPEGKTTPDFTRKPIALTIQEGKFAYFKAIVVGDPTPTVTWSRANGEIIFHPDVCQQKYDEASNEHTLEFPKVAPEDADTYKCYAANEYGRAVCTVILNIIEVGFSKTKELQKIQGEDVTEFRKRLKTRNPDGTREEKTMDANEKVWEILLSAEKKDYEQICAEYGITDFRGMLKKLTEMKKEREEEIAQFISHIRTLKPVEVKDDDCATIELDMDLLDSGSKIFLYKNGVMVPFSNEEGEGMKHNLKQVGKKYVFTIKNLSKDDAGLYSVDVEGVNVFSTDFKVPEVDFAVKIQEVKAEEREDALFQCVLTAPMNEINWYGKSALLTNNEKHEIIVSEDKLIHKLIVRDCLPLDGGIYAAVAGIKSCNAWLVVEVEKDPAKKGKKAARKTTIAGAGNDEELLRIAKEQQERYQKEMEEKAQLAKKAQEEKELAAAAVRAKQKAEAEAKAAAKAEAKAAAKAKRAATGKDGAVRKTKKKVPGAGEGSAADGVSGATGGVVGVGEGSAAGGAAAGTTGGAAGATGGGGAAGSLAGAAGGGAGGAGGVGGRDGSGAAAGGAGGNEGGDVEGGSEVESDEDSFEDSDEDIEGGGGGAKGREGGEKGDVGGEGEEGGEKGEGGEKGGERRKRVRAGPLVPDEVIDPGVHFHAGLSDCKAIIGEAAELECKVSSEECVGIWYKDGAEIQASESLTISKEGYFHRLKIHKVTEENAGKYKFEADGRKTEAEIAVEDPPRFDKEELEAFKAPVTIKKGHKATYKLSYIGREPIKVQWYLEGEELSSEGNINIETSDGTSRLLMMKLQHKDSGEIKIKLKNVFGTIEAVSQLNVLDKPTPPMGPLEIVEASSSVIDFKWRPPKDSGGCKIQNYILERQQVGRNTWKKVGPIGPVAKYRDSDVDHGRRYCYRIRVETEMGTSEMMETEDIQAGTKAYPAPPSAPKVASAFKDCINLTWSPPADTGGTSILGYNLEKRKKGSNLWGQVNPPNEIIRGKGFAVKDVVEGMEYEFRVSAINDSGASEFSTSSEFVFARDPKKPPGKVLDLKVTDSTYTTLSLSWNKPKDIKKEEDEAKGYFVEIRPAENTDWDRCNSNAITMTTYTVKGMKSMAMYWVRVIATNDGGEGVPQELDNYILAMPPPVRPRFTDAKIKSFMIVRAGNSARFTINFEASPWPEVTWLKDGVPVSKKVTISNAEGTSQLLIPSAERSDTGIYTIIVKNIVGQETFSIEIRVTDEPKPPGPVDLDENVPGTVTISWTASPDEKRDDRLHYMVTKRDSVKRTWNTIADRIFNNKFTACNIMPGREYQFRVYAKNDMGSSKPSESAKWLIPAKKRKIHCEDARVQSL, translated from the exons ATGTTGAAGAAGACAAAGGTGGCCGATGAAACTGCCACTGGGCAGGCAG GCATCAAGAAGAAATCAAAAGTGCCTGGTGTCATGATTACACAGTTTATGGAGGAACTtcctgaaggaaaaacaactcCAGATTTCACACGGAAACCCATAGCCCTCACTATCCAAGAGG GTAAATTTGCATACTTTAAAGCCATTGTGGTGGGAGATCCAACACCTACTGTAACATGGAGCAGAGCAAATGGAGAAATCATTTTTCACCCTGATGTGTGTCAGCAAAAATATGATGAGGCATCAAATGAACATACCCTCGAG TTCCCTAAGGTAGCTCCAGAAGATGCTGACACATACAAGTGTTATGCAGCCAATGAATATGGGAGAGCTGTTTGTACCGTTATTCTGAATATTATTGAGG TGGGATTCTCTAAGACCAAGGAACTTCAAAAGATTCAAGGAGAAG ATGTGACAGAGTTCAGAAAAAGACTCAAAACACG TAATCCTGATGGAACTCGTGAGGAAAAGACAATGGATGCAAATGAAAAGGTCTGGGAAATCCTGCTTAGTGCAGAAAAGAAAGATTACGAGCAAATCTGTGCAGAGTATGGCATCACTGACTTCCGTGGCATGTTGAAGAAActtactgaaatgaaaaaagagcGAGAAGAGGAGATTGCACAG TTCATCTCACATATCAGGACGCTCAAACCCGTTGAGGTCAAAGATGATGACTGTGCAACAATTGAGTTGGATATGGACCTCTTAGATTCTGGCagcaaaatatttctgtataaG AATGGTGTCATGGTGCCATTCTCAAATGAAGAGGGAGAAGGAATGAAGcataacttaaaacaagttgGCAAAAAATATGTGTTCACAATCAAAAACCTAAGTAAGGATGATGCTGGGCTCTACTCTGTGGATGTGGAGGGAGTCAATGTATTTTCCACAGATTTTAAAG TGCCTGAAGTTGACTTTGCTGTCAAAATTCAAGAAGTCAAGGCGGAAGAACGAGAGGATGCTCTCTTTCAGTGTGTACTCACTGCACCAATGAATGAGATCAATTGGTATGGCAAAAGTGCTTTGCTGACAAATAATGAGAAGCATGAGATCATTGTATCTGAAGATAAACTCATCCATAAGTTGATTGTGCGGGACTGCCTGCCTCTGGATGGTGGCATTTATGCTGCTGTGGCAGGAATCAAGTCTTGCAATGCCTGGCTTGTGGTTGAAG tggagAAAGATCCAGCCAAAAAGGGCAAAAAGGCAGCACGGAAAACCACCATTGCTGGAGCAGGCAATGATGAAGAACTGCTGAGAATAGCAAAGGAACAGCAAGAAAGATATCagaaagaaatggaagaaaaagcaCAACTCGCCAAAAAAGCTCAAGAAGAGAAGGAATTGGCGGCTGCAGCTGTCCGAGCAAAGCAAAAGGCAGAGGCTGAGGCCAAAGCTGCAGCAAAGGCTGAGGCCAAAGCTGCAGCAAAGGCAAAGAGAGCGGCCACTGGCAAAGATGGAGCTGTTaggaaaactaagaaaaaagtACCTGGTGCTGGGGAAGGATCTGCCGCCGACGGGGTCAGTGGGGCCACAGGGGGGGTTGTAGGTGTTGGTGAAGGTAGTGCTgcaggtggagctgctgctggtacTACAGGCGGAGCTGCTGGTGCTACAGGTggaggcggcgcagcaggtagTCTAGCTGGTGCCGCAGGTGGAGGTGCAGGAGGTGCTGGAGGAGTTGGAGGGAGAGATGGgagtggagctgctgcaggtgggGCTGGAGGCAATGAGGGTGGAGATGTGGAAGGAGGTTCTGAGGTCGAAAGCGATGAGGATTCATTTGAAGATTCAGATGAGGACAttgagggaggaggagggggagcaAAAGGAAGGGAAGGAGGAGAGAAGGGGGATGTGGGAGGTGAAGgagaagagggaggagagaaaggagaaggaggagaaaagggAGGGGAGCGGAGAAAACGAGTAAGAGCTGGCCCACTGGTTCCTGATGAAGTTATAG ACCCAGGCGTTCACTTTCACGCTGGACTTTCTGACTGCAAAGCCATTattggagaagcagcagagttAGAGTGTAAAGTAAGCAGTGAAGAGTGTGTAGGAATCTGGTACAAAGATGGAGCTGAG ATTCAGGCTTCTGAGAGTTTAACAATTTCAAAAGAAGGATATTTCCACAGGCTTAAAATCCACAAAGTCACAGAGGAAAATgctggaaaatataaatttgaagCCGATGGCCGAAAAACCGAGGCTGAAATTGCTGTTGAag ATCCCCCTCGATTTGATAAAGAGGAGCTAGAAGCATTTAAAGCTCCTGTGACTATAAAGAAGGGACACAAAGCTACTTATAAATTGTCTTACATTGGCCGGGAGCCAATAAAAGTCCAATGGTATCTTGAGGGTGAAGAACTTTCAAGTGAAGGCAATATAAATATTGAGACTTCTGATGGAACCAGTCGTTTGCTGATGATgaagctgcagcacaaagacAGCGGTGAAATcaagataaaactgaaaaatgtgtttgggaCAATTGAGGCCGTAAGCCAGCTAAATGTACTTG ATAAACCTACACCTCCAATGGGACCTCTGGAGATTGTTGAAGCCTCCTCCTCTGTGATTGATTTCAAGTGGAGACCCCCAAAGGACAGTGGTGGATGCAAGATACAAAACTACATCCTTGAACGACAACAAGTTGGACGGAACACCTGGAAGAAGGTTGGACCAATTGGTCCTGTGGCCAAGTATAGGGACTCCGACGTGGATCATGGTAGGAGATACTGCTATCGTATCAGAGTGGAGACTGAAATGGGAACCAGTGAAATGATGGAAACTGAAGATATTCAGGCTGGAACAAAAG CATATCCTGCACCTCCATCAGCACCAAAGGTTGCCAGTGCCTTTAAGGACTGCATCAACCTCACATGGTCCCCTCCTGCTGACACTGGAGGAACCAGCATTCTGGGATACAACCTGGAAAAACGCAAGAAGGGCAGCAACCTCTGGGGCCAAGTTAACCCCCCAAATGAGATTATTAGAG GTAAAGGATTTGCTGTAAAAGATGTGGTTGAGGGCATGGAGTACGAGTTCCGTGTGTCTGCAATCAATGACTCTGGAGCTAGCGAATTCAGCACTTcatctgagtttgtttttgccagAGACCCTAAAA AGCCTCCTGGTAAAGTGCTTGATTTGAAAGTGACAGATTCCACCTACACAACCCTGTCCCTGTCTTGGAACAAGCCCAAAGACATTaagaaagaggaggatgaagcaaAGGGATATTTTGTGGAAATCAGgcctgcagaaaacacagactGGGATCGATGTAATTCTAATGCAATAACCATGACTACATATACGGTAAAAGGCATGAAGTCAATGGCCATGTACTGGGTGAGAGTTATTGCTACTAATGATGGAGGTGAGGGAGTGCCTCAGGAGCTGGACAATTACATTCTCGCTATGCCCCCTCCTG TGAGACCACGATTCACAGATGCCAAAATCAAGAGTTTTATGATTGTGAGAGCAGGAAATTCTGCAAGATTCACCATTAACTTTGAG GCTTCACCATGGCCAGAGGTAACCTGGCTAAAGGATGGCGTGCCAGTGTCTAAAAAGGTCACCATCAGCAATGCTGAGGGTACATCCCAGCTTTTGATTCCTTCAGCGGAACGTTCAGATACCGGCATCTATACCATCATTGTTAAAAACATTGTAGGACAGGAAACATTTAGCATTGAAATTAGAGTCACAG ATGAGCCAAAGCCACCAGGTCCTGTGGATCTGGATGAAAACGTTCCTGGCACAGTAACCATCTCATGGACCGCATCTCCAGACGAGAAGCGCGATGACAGGCTGCACTACATGGTGACAAAGAGAGATTCAGTCAAGAGAACTTGGAACACCATTGCAGATCGAATCTTCAACAACAAATTTACGGCCTGCAACATCATGCCGGGTCGAGAGTACCAGTTTAGAGTCTATGCCAAGAATGACATGGGCTCCTCTAAACCATCCGAATCTGCAAAGTGGCTTATTCCTGCCAAAAAA AGAAAAATTCACTGTGAAGATGCCAGAGTCCAAAGCCTGTGA